One Methanosphaera cuniculi DNA window includes the following coding sequences:
- a CDS encoding ERF family protein — translation MTLDNCIIEGKKAEIQLFQKVKQARTMYLESGVQKSGFNRFHKFKYYTLDDIVPVADGICNELGLLTLTDVTNNTATMQVVDIETGRSIDFKFSIQLTDDCPDNINQQIQNLGKTITYARRYLYMLFLDIVEPDAVDCAKQTKTSKTTTPKNTKPVQEVQKTKPDDIPKLSKQEIYDQISPELERKVSIQMNNELQNKKLNPSEPKNRRLILDMWKEEGLLESREYPAYEIMLGLTPIVGGS, via the coding sequence ATGACACTTGATAATTGTATAATAGAAGGAAAAAAAGCAGAAATACAACTCTTCCAAAAAGTAAAACAAGCACGTACCATGTATCTTGAAAGTGGAGTACAAAAAAGTGGATTTAACCGCTTTCACAAATTCAAGTACTACACACTTGATGATATAGTGCCTGTAGCAGATGGTATCTGTAATGAACTTGGATTACTAACACTTACAGATGTTACAAATAATACTGCTACAATGCAAGTAGTAGATATTGAAACAGGACGTAGTATAGACTTTAAATTCAGTATTCAACTTACTGATGATTGTCCTGATAATATTAATCAACAAATACAAAATCTAGGAAAAACAATCACTTATGCACGACGATACCTTTACATGTTATTCCTTGATATTGTAGAACCTGATGCTGTAGACTGTGCAAAACAAACAAAAACAAGTAAAACAACAACACCTAAGAATACTAAACCAGTTCAAGAAGTACAAAAAACTAAACCTGATGATATACCAAAACTATCTAAACAAGAAATCTACGACCAAATTTCACCAGAACTAGAACGAAAAGTATCAATACAAATGAATAATGAACTTCAAAACAAGAAATTAAATCCATCAGAGCCAAAAAATCGTAGATTAATACTTGATATGTGGAAAGAAGAAGGATTACTTGAAAGTCGTGAATATCCTGCATATGAAATAATGTTAGGACTTACACCTATTGTTGGTGGATCATAA
- a CDS encoding RAMP superfamily CRISPR-associated protein, which translates to METITIKGNWTALSPIHHGGSENYGTTKLIHTLPTLVTNALSGEPEIENIPYIHGNAIRGMLRRLIMEDYLSTLNYQLDSKKVYHFLFTGGILEALDKKDKGAINLTTKKSIRKYIPPISLLGSALGNQMIQGKLKVGMGNLVCTETKQYIADTCDNKFSAYNLKATDFGTRLDDLEIGKQILENNDTEKPKDTDTQNNQMKYEFETIIRGARFTHEFILEDMLEHEKGCFKRMIELWQQRPYLGGKSNAGYGMIKLEYNKINELDSSSYTDYLTDNREDIVEFLEDLCKQFR; encoded by the coding sequence ATGGAAACAATAACAATAAAAGGAAACTGGACAGCACTTAGCCCAATACATCATGGAGGAAGTGAAAATTATGGAACAACCAAACTAATACATACACTGCCAACACTTGTAACAAATGCACTAAGTGGAGAACCAGAAATAGAAAACATACCATACATCCATGGAAATGCAATACGTGGAATGCTAAGACGTCTTATAATGGAAGACTACCTATCAACACTAAATTACCAATTAGATAGTAAAAAAGTATATCATTTCTTATTTACAGGTGGAATACTTGAAGCACTAGATAAAAAAGATAAAGGAGCAATCAACCTAACCACTAAAAAATCAATACGTAAATACATACCACCAATAAGCTTACTAGGATCAGCACTAGGAAACCAAATGATACAAGGAAAACTCAAAGTAGGAATGGGAAACCTAGTATGTACAGAAACAAAACAATACATAGCAGACACATGTGATAATAAATTCAGTGCATACAACCTTAAAGCAACAGACTTTGGAACACGCTTAGATGATCTTGAAATAGGAAAACAAATCCTAGAAAATAATGATACAGAAAAACCAAAAGATACAGATACCCAAAATAATCAAATGAAATATGAATTTGAAACAATTATACGTGGTGCAAGATTTACACATGAATTTATACTTGAAGATATGCTAGAACATGAAAAAGGTTGCTTTAAACGAATGATTGAATTATGGCAACAAAGACCATATCTTGGTGGTAAAAGTAATGCTGGTTATGGTATGATTAAATTAGAATACAATAAAATAAATGAACTAGACAGTAGTAGTTATACTGATTACTTAACAGATAATCGTGAAGATATTGTTGAGTTCTTGGAGGATTTATGCAAACAATTCAGATAA
- a CDS encoding coiled-coil domain-containing protein, giving the protein MAKKGVTGRLSEEDKKKLYDYGYNVGSGLEKLLEILDNIEENQIHINPRGMEKKLQKRIKNKQNQLKKIEKLYNKTLKRLEKTTELVQMRKQQINNLDTQLEAIKVSAEEVQIAKDTRFNEAVERVKQPLRAKYEASQKGFVRKAHECVLTDVSKNYNVNPCEIMKAIPEKYWEALENYDKYVQKEKVTPKKYHQDIQDLLNAKIVQNNGDVKIENKFEKRIIRS; this is encoded by the coding sequence ATGGCAAAAAAAGGAGTAACAGGACGACTAAGTGAAGAAGACAAAAAGAAACTGTATGATTATGGATACAATGTAGGAAGTGGACTAGAAAAATTATTAGAAATACTAGATAACATAGAAGAAAACCAAATCCACATCAATCCACGTGGAATGGAGAAAAAATTACAAAAACGGATTAAAAACAAACAAAATCAACTAAAAAAAATAGAAAAACTCTACAATAAAACACTAAAACGACTTGAAAAAACAACTGAGTTAGTCCAGATGAGAAAACAACAAATCAATAACCTTGACACACAACTTGAAGCAATAAAAGTATCTGCAGAAGAAGTACAAATTGCAAAAGATACACGATTCAATGAAGCAGTAGAACGTGTAAAACAACCTCTTCGTGCAAAATATGAAGCAAGTCAAAAAGGATTTGTTCGTAAAGCACATGAATGTGTATTAACTGATGTATCTAAGAATTACAATGTTAATCCTTGTGAAATAATGAAAGCCATCCCCGAAAAATACTGGGAAGCACTTGAAAATTATGATAAATACGTCCAGAAAGAAAAAGTTACGCCTAAGAAGTACCATCAAGACATACAAGATTTATTAAATGCAAAAATAGTTCAAAATAATGGAGATGTGAAAATTGAAAACAAATTTGAAAAAAGAATCATTCGGAGCTAG
- a CDS encoding DUF3440 domain-containing protein, translating to MPKIYTGEDVLTAARKRLEFIFNEFDNVCLSLSGGKDSSVMVQLADKVAQEMGVKYDILSIHLEAQYKDTIDHIEYLRSNMKCIRDFYWVCLPLSLRNAVSVFEPKWTCWDENKKDKWICEIPEDAITTDNNPFPFFYEGMEFEEFTPKFGEWYTNTHNGSCCQGVAIRSDESLNRFRTIISTAKNTYKDKQWTTQLKINGKPVDIYNFYPIYDWSTRDIWGVVEKYDWQYNQVYEKLWKNGVGIHSQRLCQFFGDDQKGGLDQIRVIEPETWERALQRLAGVNFGNIYARTSLLGNIKSEKPEHMTWQEYSVFLLESLGLYAPELRDHYVRKIQKFLTWHEEHNGVKIEDIPDTADKKLESQKKVASWRRVARAIERNDFWMSRLSFGETKRDKELLLEMKEKYKGNLIKEENTNSKPLKRVAKELNL from the coding sequence ATGCCAAAAATATACACAGGTGAAGATGTACTAACCGCTGCACGTAAACGGTTAGAATTCATCTTCAACGAATTTGACAACGTATGCCTCAGCCTAAGTGGTGGTAAAGATAGTAGTGTAATGGTACAACTAGCAGACAAAGTAGCACAAGAAATGGGCGTAAAATATGATATACTCAGCATACACCTAGAAGCACAATACAAGGATACTATAGACCATATAGAATACCTACGAAGCAATATGAAATGTATTCGTGACTTCTACTGGGTATGCTTACCCCTTAGTCTTCGTAATGCAGTAAGTGTTTTTGAACCAAAATGGACATGCTGGGATGAAAACAAGAAAGACAAATGGATCTGCGAAATACCAGAAGATGCAATTACAACCGACAACAACCCCTTTCCATTCTTCTATGAAGGCATGGAATTCGAAGAATTCACACCCAAATTCGGAGAATGGTACACCAACACACACAATGGAAGTTGTTGTCAAGGAGTAGCTATCCGATCTGATGAAAGCCTTAACCGTTTTCGTACTATTATATCCACAGCTAAAAACACATACAAGGATAAACAATGGACTACTCAACTAAAAATCAATGGAAAACCAGTAGACATATACAACTTCTACCCAATCTATGATTGGAGTACACGTGACATCTGGGGAGTAGTAGAAAAATACGACTGGCAATACAACCAAGTATACGAAAAACTATGGAAAAACGGTGTAGGAATACACAGCCAAAGACTATGTCAATTCTTCGGAGATGACCAAAAAGGAGGACTAGACCAGATAAGAGTAATTGAACCTGAAACATGGGAACGTGCATTACAACGATTAGCAGGTGTTAATTTTGGTAACATCTACGCCCGTACATCATTACTAGGAAATATTAAGAGTGAAAAACCCGAACACATGACATGGCAAGAATACAGCGTATTTCTACTTGAAAGTTTAGGATTATATGCACCTGAGTTACGTGATCATTATGTACGAAAAATACAGAAATTCCTTACATGGCATGAAGAACATAATGGAGTAAAAATAGAAGATATCCCAGATACTGCTGATAAAAAATTAGAATCACAAAAAAAGGTAGCAAGTTGGAGACGTGTAGCAAGAGCAATAGAACGTAATGATTTTTGGATGAGTAGATTATCTTTTGGTGAAACAAAACGAGACAAAGAATTATTACTAGAAATGAAAGAAAAGTATAAAGGAAATTTAATTAAAGAAGAAAATACAAATAGTAAACCTTTAAAACGTGTTGCTAAGGAGTTGAACTTATAA